In a genomic window of Shouchella clausii:
- a CDS encoding Glu/Leu/Phe/Val family dehydrogenase yields the protein MELFAKMVERDYEQVVVCQDKTSGLKAIIAIHDTTLGPALGGTRMWKYDTEEEAIEDVLRLARGMTYKNAAAGLNLGGGKAVIIGDPRSNKNEEMFRAFGRYIQGLNGRYITAEDVGTTVEDMDMIHQETDYVTGISPAFGASGNPSPVTAYGVYVGMKAAAKEGFGSEDLAGKTIAVQGVGNVAYNLCKYLHKDGAELIVTDIHKPSVERAVADFGATAVDPTEIYSIKCDIFAPCALGGVINDDSLAKLKASVIAGAANNQLKEEKHGVRLQEMGIVYAPDYVINAGGVINVADELNGYNRDRAFKKVEGIYDNVARVFEIAKEENIPTFQAADRMAEQRIERVRYARGTFLQNEHHILSRKK from the coding sequence ATGGAATTATTTGCAAAGATGGTAGAGCGCGATTACGAACAAGTAGTCGTGTGCCAAGATAAAACATCAGGATTAAAAGCAATTATTGCGATTCATGACACCACACTTGGGCCTGCGTTAGGGGGAACAAGAATGTGGAAGTACGACACGGAAGAGGAAGCGATTGAAGATGTGCTCCGTCTGGCTAGAGGGATGACATATAAAAACGCCGCAGCTGGTCTGAATTTGGGTGGAGGAAAGGCCGTTATTATTGGCGATCCACGCTCAAATAAAAATGAGGAAATGTTCCGGGCGTTTGGCCGCTATATCCAAGGGCTTAATGGCCGTTACATTACGGCTGAGGATGTGGGCACGACCGTTGAAGATATGGATATGATCCATCAGGAAACAGACTATGTGACCGGGATTTCGCCAGCATTTGGCGCTTCGGGCAATCCTTCTCCAGTGACTGCTTATGGCGTTTATGTAGGGATGAAAGCAGCGGCGAAAGAAGGGTTTGGTTCTGAGGACTTAGCTGGGAAAACGATAGCAGTCCAAGGAGTAGGCAATGTTGCTTACAATCTTTGCAAATACCTCCATAAAGATGGAGCTGAGCTGATTGTAACCGATATTCATAAACCGTCTGTAGAGAGGGCTGTTGCCGATTTTGGCGCTACTGCCGTTGATCCAACTGAGATTTACAGCATCAAATGCGATATTTTCGCGCCATGCGCCCTTGGAGGCGTCATTAACGATGATTCCCTTGCCAAGCTGAAGGCATCGGTCATTGCTGGTGCTGCTAACAACCAGCTTAAAGAAGAAAAGCATGGTGTTCGCTTGCAAGAAATGGGGATCGTATATGCTCCTGATTACGTTATTAATGCAGGCGGCGTCATTAATGTAGCAGATGAGTTAAACGGGTATAACCGTGACCGGGCATTTAAAAAAGTTGAGGGCATTTATGATAACGTCGCCCGTGTGTTTGAAATTGCCAAGGAAGAAAATATCCCTACGTTTCAAGCGGCTGACCGTATGGCCGAGCAGCGGATCGAGCGGGTCCGTTATGCAAGAGGGACGTTTTTGCAAAATGAGCATCACATCCTTTCGAGGAAAAAGTAA
- a CDS encoding sigma-54 interaction domain-containing protein gives MNSAIFVGSGNESKQLLAVLLQLELFTSIAVISKEAPIQALAKKHRLPCYPDEQEGIQPADVAISDDPRWDSFCVKRWTFQMAWEKVLEAIKDDLLMKKAIHAIQDGMIVVNRFAQVQFMNEAAAHMAGVELAKAIGKPIQTLLPSSGLPRVIETQQPEYNQLHEFDNGTVIVTTRVPLIFGGACSGAIAVFKDVTEATQLAEQVTDLRSIQTMLEAIINSSNDAISVVDENGTGLMVNPAYTKLTGLNSDQIIGQPATADISEGESIHMQVLRTKKPVRGARLKLGPHKKDVIVNVAPVIVDGELKGSIGVIHDVSELNRLSSQLQHAQKRLATLEATYSFSEIVGTSKEMAFAIEQAKRGAKTSFPILLLGETGTGKELFAHAIHNESERKGQPFVRVNCAALTETLLESELFGYEQGAFSGALKSGKKGLFEEAEHGSIFLDEIGEMSPNTQAKLLRVLQEQEIVRVGGTKPIPIHVRVIAATNVDLEGAIREKRFREDLYYRLNKLPIRIPPLRERLSDLPALIDHLLRKLNLDYGHNIQSISKLVLSRFEGYYWPGNVRELENVLARSMIYMDLGATELTDVSLPQEFGQSGKREVSHAAAPKQLQAFLAEKEKEHLRQTLAEVDGVKTEAAKLLGISIRSLYYKLEKYNLA, from the coding sequence GTGAACAGCGCAATTTTTGTAGGCTCTGGCAATGAATCAAAACAGTTACTAGCCGTGCTTTTGCAATTAGAATTGTTTACGTCAATCGCAGTAATATCAAAAGAGGCCCCGATTCAAGCGCTTGCCAAAAAGCATCGACTGCCTTGTTACCCTGATGAACAAGAAGGGATACAACCAGCCGACGTTGCTATTAGCGATGATCCGCGCTGGGATTCATTCTGTGTAAAAAGATGGACGTTCCAAATGGCGTGGGAAAAAGTGCTGGAAGCAATCAAAGACGACTTGCTTATGAAAAAAGCGATTCATGCGATTCAAGACGGGATGATTGTTGTCAATCGCTTTGCCCAAGTTCAATTTATGAATGAAGCTGCCGCACATATGGCTGGTGTTGAACTTGCCAAAGCAATTGGCAAGCCGATTCAAACACTTTTGCCCTCGAGCGGCTTACCACGGGTGATCGAAACACAACAACCGGAGTATAACCAATTGCATGAATTTGATAATGGCACAGTTATTGTCACGACCCGTGTGCCCCTTATTTTTGGCGGTGCGTGCAGCGGCGCAATTGCGGTCTTTAAAGATGTGACAGAAGCGACGCAATTGGCCGAACAAGTTACGGACTTGCGTAGTATTCAAACGATGCTCGAAGCAATCATAAATTCATCCAACGATGCGATTTCAGTCGTTGATGAGAACGGGACAGGCTTAATGGTCAATCCCGCTTATACGAAGCTGACCGGCCTTAACAGCGATCAAATAATCGGTCAGCCGGCAACAGCTGACATTTCTGAAGGGGAAAGCATCCATATGCAAGTGTTGCGGACGAAAAAACCTGTCCGTGGGGCACGGTTGAAACTAGGGCCCCATAAAAAAGATGTCATCGTGAATGTTGCCCCTGTAATTGTTGATGGCGAACTGAAAGGAAGCATCGGTGTCATCCATGATGTGTCTGAATTGAATCGCCTATCGTCCCAGCTACAGCATGCACAAAAACGGCTGGCAACATTAGAGGCGACCTATTCCTTTTCCGAAATTGTCGGCACTTCGAAAGAGATGGCATTTGCGATTGAACAAGCAAAGCGCGGCGCGAAAACGTCGTTTCCCATTTTGCTGTTAGGGGAAACAGGTACAGGGAAAGAATTGTTTGCCCATGCGATACATAACGAAAGCGAACGGAAAGGGCAGCCATTTGTCCGCGTAAATTGTGCAGCATTGACTGAGACGCTGCTTGAGTCAGAGCTGTTTGGCTATGAACAAGGTGCTTTCTCAGGAGCATTAAAATCTGGGAAAAAAGGGTTGTTTGAAGAAGCAGAGCATGGCAGCATTTTTTTAGACGAAATTGGAGAAATGTCTCCTAATACACAAGCAAAACTGCTGCGTGTTTTACAAGAACAGGAAATCGTTCGGGTTGGTGGCACAAAACCAATTCCTATCCATGTCCGGGTCATCGCTGCCACAAATGTCGATTTAGAGGGAGCGATTCGTGAAAAACGATTCCGAGAAGATTTGTATTACCGGCTTAATAAATTGCCAATCCGCATTCCGCCTTTGCGTGAGCGGCTAAGTGATTTGCCTGCGTTAATTGACCATCTCCTCAGAAAGTTAAATTTAGATTATGGCCATAACATCCAGTCGATTTCAAAACTTGTTCTTTCCCGTTTCGAAGGGTATTATTGGCCGGGGAATGTTCGCGAACTTGAAAACGTCCTTGCCCGTTCGATGATTTATATGGATCTCGGCGCGACAGAATTAACGGACGTCTCGCTGCCCCAGGAATTTGGCCAGTCAGGTAAAAGGGAAGTTAGCCATGCTGCTGCCCCAAAACAACTTCAGGCGTTTTTAGCTGAAAAAGAAAAGGAACATTTGCGACAAACGCTTGCTGAAGTAGATGGTGTAAAGACAGAAGCGGCGAAATTACTTGGGATCTCCATTCGCTCGCTCTATTACAAGCTTGAAAAATACAACCTCGCATAA
- a CDS encoding DUF2627 domain-containing protein: MGRVIALCILLIPIIGAGYGIKLMRDAFFFIQQQPYPAIWVQFLAGLLFFALGMWFLAGFIFHRDKKRGKVTRSFTRKKA, from the coding sequence ATGGGCAGAGTGATCGCTTTATGCATATTGCTTATTCCGATTATCGGCGCAGGCTATGGAATCAAGCTAATGCGCGACGCCTTTTTCTTTATTCAACAACAGCCTTATCCGGCCATTTGGGTTCAATTTTTGGCAGGATTGCTCTTTTTTGCGTTAGGGATGTGGTTTTTGGCCGGTTTTATTTTTCACCGTGATAAAAAACGAGGAAAAGTCACTCGTTCATTTACGCGAAAAAAAGCATAG